The nucleotide window CATCGTCAAGTGCCATCCTTTTCCATTCCACTACTTTACATGTTAGTTCGTCTCTGTCTTCGTCTTTCTGTCTGCCGATTCAATTGATGCTGCTCGTCCGTCAGTATGGCTCGACGTGGGTCCCTGTTCTTATTCCTAGTTCCACCTTCTTGACATAGTTTCCGTCTCTTGAATACCAACTTTCTGCAGGGGTGTCTTCTCTTCTTTTGAGAGGACAACTCGATCAACTCGGCCCCTGAGTGAAAGTAGGACGAGGTCTGCCCTTACACTTCCTGTTAGTAGGAGTGGATTAGTTAGAGTCGGTCCGTTCTCTTGTTTCAGAAGCTAGGGAGGCCAAAAAcaggaaaaaaaacaaaaacaaaagattcttttttcttttttcgaTTTTGAGTTCTTTTTAGAAGAGAGAAAGAGTAGAAACAAAGGGTACGCTCTCTAGAAGATTTGCTCGGAGCTGTTCACTTTCACTCGGTCGACTGTTCCTTTCGTGCAACCTGCTTTTGCATATGCCTCCTATTCTTTGTACAAAAACGATTTCATTAAACGACTTATCTGAAAGAAGGCTTTGCAATCAACGAATTCTTTGATTTGAAAAGCTCCTTTCCTAATCGACCTTCCGCCTTCCGTTATTTGATCTTTTTATGGATCTTCTTATCTTATTAAGTAGTTAAATGAAGTATCATCTAGTAAACTCCAGATCGTTGCCCGAACTACCCTTCTCAATGCCTGTTTTCTTACTTTCATTTCTATTGTAAATCTAACAAGAATTTACAAATGTGTTAACTTTGTTTTCGGAAGTGAACTTCGCCATAAGTTTTGTTACTATATTTCAAAGTATCGGAGGTGGGTCCGTTGAATGAGGGATCAAGAGACAGATAGGGGGAGAGCACCTAAAAAGGTTCAAATGAGAAATCTCTTAAGTGATCATAGAAACTGTAGCAGAAGTCATCTATTGAGGACAGGACTAGGCAGACGGAGGTCTAGGAGCTTGAATAGCTTACTGAATTAATGGCTTTGTGGTCACCTTCTATTCTGCTTGTTGGAAGGTTTCTCATTTTTTTGCTTTGCtagaaacttttgaaaaagtcttCAAATAGCCATTCATAGTTTACGAAGGTTATTATTCCAGTACCAAGTTCATATTCTAATTGCAGGATCCACAAACGAGACTGAAAGTCGAAGTGGACTACAACTTCGACTGATGCGGACGCGGTTCTCTCGTCGTGAAAGAAGTAATGAAATCGAGGCTCATGATGGAAACGAGGGGTGGCGGAGCACCCCGATAATGATAGCTGCAGTTTTGAGTTCTCAAAACAACAAGATCGACcttttgtaatttttgttttataaacATGAGTTAACataaaatcatctttaacaattTCAAATATTTACACACTACCTTATTCTTCATTGGATATACTGCCCAATTTTTAAACCTAAAACCGTAGCCAAACGGGTTTTCTTATGAAAGTAACAAATTATTTCACGagtcaaaacacacacacacaaccggTGAAACATTTAAATAGAGCCAAATGGCAACATAACATAGCAAGTAGCATCAGcagaatacaaaaaaaaaaatcagaataAACCACAAATAACTTTAAAAGCAGCACATAATTTACTAAATAATTTTAAAAAGTCTTCATGTGCAGGATCCGGTACAGCTCAGCCCTCCATGCAATGCCATATCACTCACTGCACACCCAAAGCTTGCTTTTAGTTCAACATCAAGTAAGCACTCAAGGTAACGCTTACCTATGGCTGTGGTTGCTGCGATTGTAGCTGCTGTTGGGGCTGTGTATAGCCACCATATCCCGCTGCGTAGCCTCCGTAATACATACTAGGATCTTGAGCAACTGGTGCAGCATATCCATATGTTTCATACCCATAGTATCCACCATTGTACTGGCTTTGTTCTACCTGAGGCTGACCAAATTCACACACATCAATCTCAACTTCTTCGCCACCAAACACtcatcacatattcaaacaaaCCTGCTTATTGGAAGGACTACGGCCCCATGAAAGTCTCACAGTTTGTCCACCAAACTGAGTTCCTTGTAACGTTCTTAATGCTTCCTCCGCACAGCTTCTGAAAAGATATACATACACGGAAATAGAAAAGACTTAACAGCAAAAATAGATTTGTGTTCCTCAATCGAAAGAAGTTCGAAAATATCACACACCTATCAGCGAATTGAACAAACCCACACCGCTTGCCCACAGGGATCTTCACATGGACTATCTGTCCGTATTGGCTGAACACCTGCTTAAGATGTTCGTCGCTAACATTAGGATCCAACCCACCAACAAATATCTGCAATGAATATTTTAAACCTTCAGTTTATTTTTTATAACACACTGTGTTATAATAATGAAAGAAATTACTGACAGTTGTATTATTTGGATCATCGTCATTCTGTGTTGCTTGAGTATTCGGGTAGGAAGCTGCAAATATAGAAAATTTGAATGAAAGATACTCCAAGGACACTAAAAATTTGTTGCCTCTAGTTTAACACATAAGCCCGGGGGTCAGTAATGGCAGAGATGGAGGCAGGAATCCAACAGTGAGTGAATGCACCAATAGACTGTGAATGAGAACAGGAAATTGCAATGTACGGATACTAAACCACAACATTAAATCGGAATGGTGATATGGGAAATAACCTAATAGAGTTACAAAAACGAATAGCAACAAGGGTCATTCGTTGCAACTGCATGAGGAATGTATCGACACACAAAACCATGGTATATTACGTTTAATCAACCAAAAAGTGGCGAACACAACAGATGATCCAATTAAACAATGAAATGATGCCTACAAAAGGTCCCACGGTTCCTTCATCCTCGTGCCCTTCAATTAGGTTGATCAAATGTTGTCGAGTGTCAAACAATGATAAGTTCTTGTTGCAAGTACGGTTACAGTGAATTTTAAATTACACAATGCTAGAATTAAGTGTGATGTAGACTGAAGGTTTGACTTCTTAATTCTAAAGTCATGTGTGACACATGTTTTCTATGTTTGTCTGGCAAGATATCAGATATACAGCTAAGAACCGTAAGTACAGATCATGGTAAGTAAAAAACCGACAAGCTCGTCATCATGACAAACTTGTCTATTATACAGCTGAAAGAGAAATCTAAAAACTGGCATTGGTGAACTAAGTTACATAAATGAAAGCAAACATTAAGGCTAAGAAAGAGGGGTACAGATCCAAGTAAGAAAGTAAAAGAAAGGCGGTTTAACAATATAAAAGGCGATTTAATGGCTGTTAAATGAAAAAAACGACAAATGTGTTGAACAACGATGAATAATGTAACTTGACTGAAAGGAAAGCTCAATATTAAAAGACTTGAGAAAAAGAAACCAACATAACATAATTTTGCCTTGAGGAACTTAAATAAATGGCAAGCGAATTTAATGACATAAAATGGAAAACTGACCTAAGCAAGGCCACCCTCTATAGGGTAACAATTTCTGCTGAAATCATTGCCAGGCCCTTATATGATAGAGCCTCTCGATGCCCTGCTTTGAGACAATACGAGTTTTATAAGTTTTTGCATATCCAATGTTTTAATAGAATTAATGCCGGTAATTCTCAAAGCACGGGAAAGAAATGACGACGTTAAGCTCGTAATACAAGAACCGACCAAAATCGCGAATGGATAAATCATAAGAAGCTTCTTAAGAAAACCAAACATAGAGTCCAAGAAACCAATTAAACAAGAATCATTTCACAAGGTACTAAACGAATAAGACATAGATTAAGAACCCAAGCAGATAAAATTAGCAAACTAAATTGTGAGAGCGAGTAAAGCAACAGCATGTACCGTTTGGATATTGTTGACTGCCCACGTTCTTTTTGTTAGCAGCTGGTCCAATCCGCATTGGTCTGGTTGAGCATAATCTTCCATTCATTTCAGTCATAGCACGTAATTGCTCACTCTCATCTCCAAATTTCACAAAACCATAACCTTTTGTGCGTCCTGTTAGCCTATCAGTCACAACCTTAGCACCCTTAACAGAAGGATAATGCGCCCTAAACGTCTCCAGCAAGGTATAGTCCGTAACATCAGCTGCCAAATCCCCCACAAATATAGTGTAATCGGGTGTGTCATCTTGTTTTCTTTCACCAGCACCAAAGGAAGCCCAGTTCAACCTAAAGAGCTGCTCAACATTGGGCATCAAAGTACCATTATATGCCTGTAGATGCCTTTCTGCAGCTGCTCGGTTAACAAACTCAATGAAACCATAACCCTCAGATTGACCAGATTGCTTGTTACGTATGACTTTTGCAGAAACCACCTGCAAGCCCAAAGGATATATTATATAGCTTTACGATAACAAGCAACAATAGTAGTACAATACAACACACTCCAGTTTCACATAGATATACAACGCACAGTAATCACTAAAACATATTAGCATATTCCAATTATACTAAATAAGCAAAAACCAACTGAAAACCCAAGCAAAATTGGATCAGCACATTACAAGTTTACAACACTTCCCTACTTGTGACATTTATCATGTACACATACCACAAAGTTAGTCAAAAGGGTGTACCTATCTACACACCATTTTGCCTATTTACACACCAaaaaaggtgttttttgtccttatatgcacaccctgcagtgtcgaactgtggccaaaacgcggcgttttggtccggttaaccagacaaagactgacgggtgtctgacgggtctgttgaccggaccaaaacggcgagctttggccgcgttttggtcctatcaaccagacaaaagactgacacccggtctggttgacaggaccaaaacacggccaaagctcggcgttttggtccggtcaacagacccgtcagacacccgtcagtctttgtctggttaaccggaccaaaacgccgcgttTTGGCCACAGTTCGACACTGCAAGGTGTACATATAAAGACAAAAAACACCTTTTAAGGGTGACTatctacacacttggtgtgtagatagtttgGCCCTAGTCAAAAATACAATTCTAATTCTAGTGTCACAGCCAAGTTACACTAAAACATATACATAAAGTGATCAATGTGTAAAGCACTAAAAGCTTTCCATAAAAGTAATAGGTTGTAAATAGGGCTACAAACAAACCGGACTACCGTTCGTATAAGAAACAAATGTGTTCACATTTCACAAACTGTCCGTGTTTGTTCATTAACAAAATGAACGTGTTCATGtctgtttgtgttcgtttgttaactTATTTTaacaaacgttcatgaacacaacgaacacaaacaaacgttcatgaacacaaaatGAAATCTACATCTTTCATGTCATGCCTGCAATTTAAATCAGTAGACATGACATGATACAAAAAGAATACCATACGTGTACCAGCAATTACTCCAACTTCTATAGAACAAATAAACTGTAACTATATAATACGATACAAATGCAAAGAAAAACAAGAacaaactaataataataataataataataataataataataataatataaaccTCTCCGGTCTGAGCAAAACAGCTAAGGAGATACTGTTCATCCATCCAATACTGCAAATCTCCGATCCATAGAGTACGGATCTCATCGGCGGTTGCCGGTTGAGGAGTCGCACCACCAATCGAAGCTGATAAGGGTGATGTGTAGTGTTGAGGAATTGTGGCAGCCGGTGGTGGTTGCTGGCTATAATTATACATTTGTTGCACCGGTGGTTGTTGATTCATCATCATCCATTGTTGCTGCTGGTACTGAGGGTCCATCAGTGGCGTTGTTGCAGGTTGCATTTCGTATCGAATTTACAGAGAGATTGAAATTGGGGACGAAACGGAACCCTAATTTAATTTAAGAAAGAGAACAAGAACAAAATAGAAAGATCAGAAAAAAATGGATGATGTATAATACTTTACATATCACCCCCCTTGTTAATTAATTTGTTAACTTTTTTGACATGTATaactttataaataaaaataagagttaaatgtcattttagttcctGTAGTTTGGGTCATtatattagtttagtataaatgtttcatttttcgtctgtgggtccaaaaagataTCACTATTGCCATTTTattccactgggttaacttcatctatttattctgttaacgagaaaaacaattcggtcattttatatataattctgttaactagaagggcaattcggccatataaaatgaccgaattgcccttcttgataacagaaaaaatgaatgaagttaaccaGTGGATTAAAATGggaacggtgaaacctttttgaacccacaaacgaaaaatgaaacatttggactaaactagcaaaatggctcaaaccacagggactaaaatgacatttaactctaaaaataaaaataaaattgtgaCCCAACAAGATTAATAACTATTTTATTGAGGTAGAAATATATTAGATGGAGCGTTTATAATCAATGATGTGTATTTAATGTGTATTTATGGTTTAAAAGCTCGAAAAATAAGTGATACGTTTAAAGTAGACTTTGAAAATCACATTTTAAACTACGGATTTTTGATTCATTGCTTGAACAAATGAGTTTCTCCGTACTTTGGAGAGTCTGGATTTCTAACTGCCTCTCATCGGCTTAATTATCAGTCATTGTAAATGGAGCATCCACAAAAGAGTTTCAAGTAAACGGGAGGTTAGGCAAGGAGACATCTTCTTGTTTATCCTAGCTATGGAAGCTCTACATGTAATAAAAAATGCATATGACTTGGGTATATACCATGAAATCATTTGATTATAGGCATTGGTTTTATGGTTATTATAGGCATTGGTTTTATGGTTATTATAGGCATTGGTATGTAACTTTAAACTCATTATATCAATACTCCAATTTACACATTCATCCAGAAAGCACTAGAGCCACAATCATTTGATTAACACCAATCAGTTGTTCATATAATCAAACTAGATTTCTCGCGAGAAAACAAGACTTCTTGagaactaaaaacacaaaaaccaCAACAAATGCTTCCGAGCTGGATTTGATCTTAACCATTAGTTATGAGTTTCAAGATTTGAATGGCTTCTTTCAGTCTTCGGTCCATCGGTTCCTTTGTTGCTGGGATTCGTTGATTCctacataaacaaaaaaaatagccCGGTGATGAATACTCAAAATATGGTCTATTGTTCCGTTGGTAACCAAGTTGGCACATGAAGATTTTCAAAAAGAAAGATATATACAACATTTTTGGATATATATAACTTAAAATATGGCCATTTTCTCCTTTAGAATCCCTTGTATTCAAGCTTGTTACAGATAACCAAATAGATAAACCATGAGaccatgtggcagtccagtcagcaatggggcattattgggcgtttttacaaaaggggtgtagtggggatgtggggcaTTAGGtttgtaataaaataataaaataaaaaaacaatttaataaaTGTTATTGGACATAACAATGCAAGCTCAAATCTGATTGGACAAGATCTCCCCCCTTTGGCGTGATTTATAAAACGCCTACACAAAAAAATTGCCAATCACGCCCATGCGTAATGGCTAGGGGCGATATTGGGGCGTGTTTGGCAAAGAATTTTGATAAAAAACGACCGAGTACGAGTGGTCTGATATTACTTATTCTTACCTCTTTTCATTGCATGCTTTCCTTTTAAGATCTTCAACAAGATTATTCAATCTCTTCACTAAAGCCATTAAACCACGTAATCTTTCAACTCCTTTTTTGTTTGAGCATATCTTTCTTAATACATCAGCTGCAACGAAGTACGAGTCTTCTTTGTTTCTGCACCCCCCAAAAGTAAGATGATTAGAGAATAACAGAACAAGAACCGTGCCAACTTTATAACAAAAACAGTTGCCAAGAAACatctttacggaccgtatgaaTTCCCAAAGAATTATTTGACACGATCCATTCGTGTCAATGAGCGCTTCAGTCAAATGGGGATAACGTGTGAGgtttctaaaaatagaaagtGTGTGTCTTAACACCTCTTGATCAACAATGCTTCGACTAATTGAACGAATTAATTCAAGTAGTGTATCGATGGCCCCTGCGTCCACAAGCTTCTCACAACATTTTTGAGAGTATTTTGTAGCCATATCTGTATAAAACAATAACTGTAATATTAAAATcgcaaaaataaaaaatatagagttaattgccattttagtccctgtggtttgagccattttgccattttagtccaaaggtttcatttttaacatctggatccaaaaaggtttcatcgttgccattttggtccaactgacttaactccatccatatctgttaagtctgccaagggcatttttgtcatttcaattttctttttattaacccttttttctttattgctttttctttaaaatgaaatgacaaaaatgcccttggcagacttaacagatatggatggagttaagtcagttggatcaaaatggcaacgatgaaacctttttggatccagatgttaaaaatgaaacctttgaactaaactggcaaaatggcccaaaccacagggactaaaatggcaattaactcaaaaATTTAAATGACCATAATAAGTAAATTAGCTTTACCAATAGTTGCACACGTATGAAGGATGCCACTAACACTCTTCATGTTTTTGAGATCAGAAAGTGCTGCAATAAGCCTGTTTATAATTCTCATGCCATCGTCCACATTTGCAGCAGCCTTTTGCACCCTTAACCGTATATCAGCTACCTTTCCTCTTGAATGTTTTCTCTCAATATATCCTTTCCAATACGACTGTAAAAAATGATTTATTGCAATACGACTGTAAAAAATGCTTTTATTCTGATACATAATGAACTTATGAACAAAAGTTATGTTACTCACTTGGATCACTGCAATACGATGTTTGCTCTGAGCTGCTTTTTTCCTAGCGATCCATCCTCTAACATTTGACTGAATCAAGGCCGCTGATCGTGATCGTTTTTGGGATTGGGTTAGTAGTATACCCCGCCACCACCTCTGCAACTTCACCGTAGAATACTCGTACAACTTAAATTCATGGCCATCTTTTGTGTGGTCATGATTGCAACCTGATATTGCATCACTTTCTATACAATCCAATGTGTCAATGTCAGTAACATCAAAATAAACATATACCAAACAGAAAGAATAAGCAATGTGATGAGCCAACAAATAAGACGTACCTAAAAGCCTCTTTCTGATAATCCATCCCTTGACAAATCTCTGAATTACAATAGCAGCCTTTTTATGACTATTAAATTCCTTGAAGCATTTTAACGACCGTAAAGCACTTTGAATCCTCGTTGCAGCTTCCTTTTGCAACAAAAACCCCCTTCTCGTCAACCAGCCACGACAAAATCTCTGTTTTAAAAAATCATCAAATTAGTAGTGACGAATGACCAGAAGAATAGCATAACCCCGACAAATTAACTGTTTCCATAGTTTAAAAAACAGCTGAGGCGTGCGCCTCAAGGCGCGCCTCGAGGCAAAACGGCCAAAAAACGATTCTGAGGCGGGCCTCAGGGGGTTTATGTTGTACGTGCGCCTCAGAAGGGTTGAGGCGCTAAAAAGGCTGCGCCTCAGGGGTTTTTGATACttatttttgatgtttttttaatttttgtgtcaatttcaagcaatttatgtcttttttatgtgtgtttttgatcattttgataaatttgatgatgaacttagttagtattattatttttataagatatataattattatatttattttttaattccgcCTCGGGCTTACGCCTCGGTTCGCCgcgaggcttacgcctcgtgaggcgaagggaaaacgcctcaaaactcgtttccgttcttttaaaccttgaTTGTTTCTACTAAAAAAGTCGGAAAATTATTGTCTTTGGTAACAAACTTGAATGAAGTCAATGCATGAAGAAATGGGCCAAATCTCCACATTTATAAATATTCTTAAGTTAGTGACATGGATTATTATTTCCACGCGTGTGCATGAACAAATTAGAGAAAATCTT belongs to Helianthus annuus cultivar XRQ/B chromosome 5, HanXRQr2.0-SUNRISE, whole genome shotgun sequence and includes:
- the LOC110939639 gene encoding polyadenylate-binding protein RBP45, which produces MQPATTPLMDPQYQQQQWMMMNQQPPVQQMYNYSQQPPPAATIPQHYTSPLSASIGGATPQPATADEIRTLWIGDLQYWMDEQYLLSCFAQTGEVVSAKVIRNKQSGQSEGYGFIEFVNRAAAERHLQAYNGTLMPNVEQLFRLNWASFGAGERKQDDTPDYTIFVGDLAADVTDYTLLETFRAHYPSVKGAKVVTDRLTGRTKGYGFVKFGDESEQLRAMTEMNGRLCSTRPMRIGPAANKKNVGSQQYPNASYPNTQATQNDDDPNNTTIFVGGLDPNVSDEHLKQVFSQYGQIVHVKIPVGKRCGFVQFADRSCAEEALRTLQGTQFGGQTVRLSWGRSPSNKQPQVEQSQYNGGYYGYETYGYAAPVAQDPSMYYGGYAAGYGGYTQPQQQLQSQQPQP